AACAGGGACCGGCCTGAGGGGACCGGGATCGGCCTGGGGGGACCGGGACCGGCCTGAGGGGACCGGACAGGCCTGAGGGGATAGGGATCGGCCTGAGGGGACCGGGATCGGCCTGAGGGAACAGGGATCGGCCTGAGGGGACCGGGATCGGCCTGAGGGAACAGGGATCGGCCTGAGGGGACCGGGACCggcctgaggggacagggatcGGCCTGAGGGGACCGGGATCGGCCTGGGGGGACCGGGACCggcctgaggggacagggatcGGCCTGAGGGGACCGGGATCGGCCTGGGGGGACCGGACAGGCCTGAGGGGACCGGGATCGGCCTGAGGGGACCGGGACCGGCCTGAGGGGACCGGGACTggcctgaggggacagggatcGGCCTGAGGGGACCGGGATCGGCCTGAGGGGACCGGACTggcctgaggggacagggatcGGCCTGAGGGGACCGGGATCGGTCTGAGGGGACTGGACCggcctgaggggacagggatcggcctgaggggacagggatcggcctgaggggacagggatcGGTCTGAGGGGACCGGACCGGCCTGAGACCCCGCCAGCCCCGGCGGGAGTTCTCCACCCCCGGCCCCTTGTGGAGCTGTCGCACTCCTCGCCCCCCGGGTCG
This portion of the Vidua macroura isolate BioBank_ID:100142 chromosome 15, ASM2450914v1, whole genome shotgun sequence genome encodes:
- the LOC128815081 gene encoding basic proline-rich protein-like, which gives rise to MWQSRRARNERERKKSRESQRPPTAHRLDEDTPVTPAATQVLQEGSARPQRAPGLPGTGPRGLRAGAGQRPGGRGVRQLHKGPGVENSRRGWRGLRPSRSPQAGPGPLRPIPVPSGLSGPPRPIPVPSGRSLSPQAGPGPPRPIPVPSGRSLSPQAGPGPLRPIPVPSGRSRSPQADPCSLRPIPVPSGRSLSPQACPVPSGRSRSPQADPGPLRPVPVPSGRSLSPQAGPGPSLRPVRSRGLRPGSAGTSSRPVFSRENALWRHAPPRARKTPYPSARSPSPFWRVLHGGRHDK